A single window of Flavobacterium aestivum DNA harbors:
- the glmM gene encoding phosphoglucosamine mutase: protein MTLIKSISGIRGTIGGKVGDNLTPVDAVKFASAYGTWLKEYSKKAKLTVVVGRDARISGPMIHNLVINTLIGLGIDVIDLGLSTTPTVEVAVPLEKADGGIILTASHNPKQWNALKLLNEKGEFLSGAAGEKILEIAENDAFDFSDVDHLGEIIQNDAYMDIHIDEVLNLPLVDVEAVKAAKFKVVVDGVNSSGGVIIPKLLELMGVEVVKLYCEPNGHFPHNPEPLKEHLTDISELVVKEGAHLGVVVDPDVDRLAFICEDGEMFGEEYTLVACADYVLSKTPGNTVSNMSSSRALRDVTKKHNGNYEASAVGEVNVVELMKKNNAIIGGEGNGGIIYPESHYGRDSMVGVALFLTHLANKKMSVSALRASYPEYYMSKNKIELTPQIDVDAILVAMTEKYKNEDITTIDGVKIDFAENWVHLRKSNTEPIIRIYTEAASQQLADDLALKIIDEIKAVAGI from the coding sequence ATGACTTTAATAAAATCAATATCAGGAATTCGAGGAACTATAGGTGGGAAAGTTGGAGATAATTTAACTCCTGTTGATGCCGTAAAATTTGCTTCGGCTTACGGAACTTGGCTAAAAGAATATTCCAAAAAAGCTAAACTAACAGTTGTAGTAGGTCGTGATGCTCGTATTTCGGGGCCAATGATTCATAATTTGGTTATCAATACACTTATAGGTTTAGGGATCGATGTAATTGATTTAGGGCTTTCTACAACACCAACTGTTGAAGTAGCCGTACCATTGGAAAAAGCTGATGGTGGTATTATCTTGACAGCTTCTCATAATCCAAAACAATGGAACGCCTTGAAATTATTGAATGAGAAAGGTGAATTCTTAAGTGGTGCTGCAGGAGAAAAAATCCTTGAGATTGCAGAAAATGATGCTTTTGATTTTTCGGATGTAGATCATTTGGGTGAAATTATTCAAAATGATGCTTATATGGATATTCATATTGATGAAGTGTTGAATTTACCATTAGTTGATGTTGAAGCGGTTAAAGCGGCTAAATTTAAAGTAGTTGTTGATGGTGTAAATTCATCAGGAGGAGTTATTATTCCAAAATTATTAGAGTTGATGGGAGTTGAAGTAGTAAAATTATACTGCGAACCAAACGGACATTTCCCTCATAACCCAGAACCTTTAAAAGAACACTTAACGGATATTTCAGAATTAGTAGTAAAAGAAGGTGCTCATTTAGGAGTTGTTGTTGATCCAGATGTGGATCGTTTGGCTTTTATTTGTGAAGACGGAGAAATGTTTGGCGAAGAATATACTTTGGTTGCTTGTGCTGATTATGTTTTGAGTAAAACTCCAGGAAATACAGTTTCAAATATGTCATCTTCACGTGCATTACGTGATGTAACCAAAAAGCATAATGGAAATTACGAAGCCAGTGCAGTAGGTGAGGTGAACGTAGTGGAATTGATGAAAAAGAACAACGCAATCATTGGTGGAGAAGGTAATGGAGGAATTATTTATCCAGAATCACATTATGGTCGCGACAGTATGGTAGGTGTGGCTTTGTTCCTAACTCATTTGGCAAACAAAAAAATGTCGGTTTCAGCTTTACGTGCTTCTTATCCTGAGTACTATATGAGCAAAAACAAAATTGAATTGACTCCACAAATTGATGTAGATGCAATTCTTGTTGCCATGACAGAAAAATATAAAAATGAAGATATTACCACAATCGATGGAGTGAAGATTGACTTTGCCGAAAATTGGGTACATTTAAGAAAATCGAATACAGAACCAATTATTCGTATTTATACCGAAGCGGCATCTCAACAATTAGCAGATGATTTGGCTTTGAAAATTATTGATGAAATAAAAGCTGTAGCTGGGATTTAA
- a CDS encoding aminotransferase class V-fold PLP-dependent enzyme codes for MSMTPSTIQETQLEQYFQQFRKNIIGIDQTFESPFGLQKIIYTDWTASGRLYRPIEEKLMNEFGPFVANTHTETTVSGTAMTKSYHHARHIIKHHVNANSDDVLITDGTGMTGVVNKFQRILGLKIPENLKEFINIPADKKPIVFISHMEHHSNQTSWLETIADVEVIPSTEDGLFSIENLAKLLDKYKDRTFKIASITSCSNVTGLRTPYHEAAKLMHQNNGVCFVDFACSGPYVEIDMHPEDQESYLDAIFFSPHKFLGGPGTSGVLVFNKKLYHNMVPDCPGGGTVSWTNPWGEHKYIDDIEDREDGGTPGFLQVIKTALAIQLKEQMGIENILKREHEIVEYVFDSLESVPNIKILAGQHHNRLGVISFFIDDLHFNLGVKLLNDRFGIQTRGGCSCAGTYGHFLLHVDQETSHKLIDEITLGDLIKKPGWIRMSIHPTTTSAEIEYVCNSIKALAENHKTWSLDYNYNKDTNEFLHKNTQMLEDGLVSNWFSL; via the coding sequence ATGAGCATGACCCCATCGACAATACAAGAAACTCAACTGGAGCAATATTTTCAACAGTTTCGCAAGAATATTATAGGAATCGACCAAACGTTTGAATCGCCTTTTGGTTTGCAAAAAATTATTTATACTGACTGGACTGCCAGTGGACGCTTGTATCGTCCTATCGAAGAAAAGCTGATGAATGAGTTTGGACCATTTGTAGCCAATACCCATACTGAAACTACCGTTTCCGGAACTGCAATGACCAAATCCTATCACCATGCCCGTCATATTATTAAACATCATGTGAATGCCAATTCTGATGATGTTCTTATAACAGATGGTACGGGAATGACAGGAGTTGTAAATAAATTTCAAAGAATATTGGGATTGAAAATTCCTGAAAATCTAAAAGAATTTATCAATATTCCTGCCGATAAGAAGCCGATTGTTTTTATTTCTCATATGGAGCACCATTCTAACCAAACGTCTTGGTTGGAAACTATTGCTGATGTAGAGGTTATACCTTCAACAGAAGACGGTCTTTTTAGTATAGAAAATCTCGCTAAGCTATTAGATAAGTACAAAGATAGAACCTTTAAAATTGCCTCAATAACTTCATGTTCGAATGTAACAGGGTTGAGAACACCTTATCATGAAGCTGCTAAATTAATGCATCAAAATAATGGAGTTTGTTTTGTGGATTTTGCTTGTTCTGGGCCTTATGTAGAAATTGATATGCACCCAGAAGATCAAGAGTCGTATTTAGATGCGATTTTCTTTTCACCTCACAAGTTCCTTGGAGGACCAGGTACTTCTGGAGTTTTGGTTTTTAATAAAAAATTGTATCACAATATGGTTCCTGATTGTCCGGGCGGAGGAACGGTTTCCTGGACTAATCCTTGGGGAGAACACAAATATATTGATGATATTGAAGATAGGGAAGACGGAGGAACTCCTGGTTTTCTTCAAGTTATCAAAACGGCATTGGCTATCCAACTAAAAGAGCAAATGGGAATTGAAAATATTCTCAAACGTGAACATGAAATTGTGGAGTATGTTTTTGACTCATTAGAAAGCGTTCCAAATATCAAGATTCTTGCTGGTCAACATCATAATCGATTAGGAGTGATTTCATTTTTTATAGATGACTTGCATTTTAATTTAGGTGTGAAATTATTGAATGATAGATTTGGAATTCAAACCCGTGGAGGTTGCAGTTGTGCCGGAACTTATGGGCATTTCCTATTGCATGTAGATCAAGAAACATCTCATAAACTTATAGATGAAATTACTTTAGGGGATTTAATCAAAAAGCCAGGTTGGATTAGAATGTCGATTCATCCTACCACTACATCGGCTGAAATTGAATATGTTTGTAATAGTATCAAAGCTTTGGCAGAAAACCATAAAACTTGGTCATTAGATTATAATTACAATAAAGACACGAATGAGTTTTTACATAAAAACACACAAATGTTAGAAGACGGATTAGTAAGTAACTGGTTCTCTTTGTAA
- a CDS encoding DNA alkylation repair protein: MNFISSLEKTFNDNSNAENAVAMSKYMKNNFQFFGIKTEDRRRIFKNIWTENKKEVSDNAREIALSLYSKKERELHYCAMEILIKNLKNNYIKDDIQLIEKLIIINSWWDSIDFLAKYLLGNYLLQFPEETDSVIHKFSSSDNMWLNRSAILFQLGYKEKTNFNLLKLVSEKHKMSTEFFIQKAIGWALREYAKTNPEAVKDFVSNTDLKKLSQKEALKNMK, translated from the coding sequence ATGAATTTTATATCCTCTTTAGAAAAGACTTTTAATGACAATAGCAATGCCGAAAATGCAGTTGCCATGTCAAAATACATGAAAAACAATTTTCAGTTTTTTGGAATAAAAACTGAGGACAGAAGAAGAATTTTCAAAAATATTTGGACAGAAAACAAAAAAGAAGTTTCCGATAATGCAAGAGAAATAGCTTTGTCTTTATATTCAAAAAAAGAACGGGAGCTACATTATTGCGCTATGGAAATTTTGATAAAAAACCTCAAAAATAATTATATAAAAGACGACATTCAACTTATTGAAAAACTAATCATAATCAACTCTTGGTGGGACAGTATTGATTTTCTAGCCAAATATCTATTGGGAAATTATTTACTGCAATTCCCTGAAGAAACAGATTCAGTTATTCATAAATTCTCCTCTTCCGACAATATGTGGCTCAATCGAAGTGCTATTCTTTTTCAGTTAGGTTACAAAGAAAAAACAAATTTTAATCTATTAAAATTGGTCAGCGAGAAACATAAAATGTCTACTGAGTTTTTTATACAAAAAGCCATTGGTTGGGCGTTACGTGAATATGCAAAAACAAATCCCGAAGCGGTAAAGGATTTTGTTTCCAACACTGATTTAAAAAAATTGAGTCAGAAAGAAGCACTGAAAAACATGAAGTAA
- a CDS encoding S1 family peptidase, translating to MLENQASEEKNNVDTLQADKKARNKKIALIVAGVLVLGIIIVPRIWDKFHKKELVCLNNQTEIYDKYKDAVVLVKHTYALQISIKGSEPFQINVEDSSFEDKTISGTGFFVSNDGKIVTNHHVAEPWKYSEQKTENFDELKGHIAAILPDSIEKKDYKTYLESHWNDYYNDGEGSEEEYSEESESAAAAAPVANVDSTNVNSEVNDLISDNQSEEKAVTSQVTYTNLEDIEIVPQTVEISVALHGSKDDWLKCKVFKIADGDEVDVAVLQLMSETLPGSVTDYVDLDNAIKDDASIKPGTNAILIGYPMGLQLANTRRGIKVQVYEGQINKESDGVSLQYNVTSTHGASGSPVFNQCGQLIAINYAGYDEAQGYNFGIVAKHAMALVN from the coding sequence ATGTTAGAAAATCAAGCTTCAGAAGAAAAAAATAATGTCGATACATTACAAGCCGATAAAAAGGCTAGAAATAAAAAAATAGCTCTAATCGTTGCAGGAGTATTAGTCCTTGGTATAATTATCGTACCTCGTATTTGGGATAAATTCCATAAAAAAGAGCTGGTATGCCTCAATAATCAAACTGAGATTTACGATAAATACAAAGATGCTGTTGTGCTTGTCAAACATACTTATGCTTTGCAAATTTCAATCAAAGGATCAGAACCTTTTCAAATTAATGTTGAAGATAGTTCATTTGAAGACAAAACAATTTCCGGAACTGGTTTCTTTGTATCAAACGATGGAAAAATTGTTACCAATCACCATGTTGCTGAACCTTGGAAATATTCTGAACAAAAAACAGAAAATTTTGATGAATTAAAAGGACATATTGCTGCTATTCTTCCAGATTCTATTGAGAAAAAAGACTATAAAACCTATTTAGAATCTCATTGGAATGATTATTATAATGATGGAGAAGGTTCGGAAGAAGAATATAGTGAAGAAAGTGAGTCAGCTGCGGCTGCAGCACCAGTTGCAAATGTTGATTCAACAAATGTAAATAGTGAAGTAAATGATTTGATTTCAGACAATCAATCAGAAGAAAAAGCTGTAACAAGCCAAGTAACTTATACAAATCTTGAAGATATCGAAATTGTTCCTCAAACAGTTGAAATTAGCGTAGCCCTTCATGGTTCTAAAGACGATTGGTTAAAATGTAAAGTTTTTAAAATAGCCGACGGAGACGAAGTAGATGTTGCTGTTTTACAACTTATGAGCGAAACTCTACCAGGTTCTGTAACGGATTATGTTGATTTAGACAATGCGATAAAAGATGACGCTAGTATAAAACCAGGAACTAATGCAATCTTAATTGGTTACCCAATGGGATTACAGCTAGCCAACACACGCAGAGGTATAAAAGTACAAGTTTACGAAGGCCAAATTAATAAAGAATCAGACGGTGTTAGTCTACAATACAATGTAACATCAACACATGGTGCCAGTGGATCACCCGTTTTTAACCAATGTGGTCAGCTTATCGCTATCAATTATGCTGGTTATGACGAAGCCCAGGGGTATAATTTTGGAATTGTTGCCAAACATGCTATGGCTTTAGTGAATTAG
- the ggt gene encoding gamma-glutamyltransferase, translated as MKKFILLLAVLFLSCKSNEKIVEPTGLVTSKAMVVSAREEASKIGSEILKKGGNAFDAMVATELALAVSHPQAGNIGGGGFMVFRKANGETGAIDYREKAPLSASKNMYLDEKGNVIKGKSTETALASGIPGTIAGVFEVHRKYGSLPISEILKPVIALAERGVIVTQHQAQSLAEHRASFIKANGPNSLFSKVYKANDTIKYLALAETLKRISKNGKDEFYKGETGQKLVSFLNKKGGIITLEDLAKYQAKWRTPITFNYKDLKITSMSPPSSGGICLNQIMKMIEPYDLAKMGHNSMKAIQVITEAERRAYADRNYFLGDPDFVKLPLKEMQDPTYLKKRMSDFSFDKATKSADIAHGAIQGYESKQTTHYSIVDAKGNAVSVTTTLNDNYGSKIYCDELGFFLNNQMDDFSAKPGVPNLYGLTGTEANSIAPEKRMLSSMSPTIVEKNGKLFMVVGTPGGSTIITSVLQTILNVYEFNLSMQEAVDAPRFHHQWLPDEVVFEPNSFSKSLLEDLAKKGYIINEKNKEIIGQVDAILVLPNGKLEGGADKRADNKAVGF; from the coding sequence ATGAAAAAATTCATCCTACTACTTGCAGTCTTATTTTTAAGTTGCAAATCGAACGAAAAAATAGTCGAGCCTACTGGCTTAGTTACGTCTAAAGCCATGGTCGTTTCGGCACGAGAAGAAGCTTCTAAAATTGGATCGGAAATCTTAAAAAAAGGCGGAAATGCTTTTGATGCTATGGTTGCCACCGAATTGGCTTTGGCGGTAAGCCATCCTCAGGCAGGAAACATTGGAGGCGGAGGATTTATGGTTTTTAGAAAAGCCAATGGAGAAACTGGTGCTATTGATTATAGAGAAAAAGCGCCTCTATCAGCATCAAAAAACATGTACTTGGATGAAAAAGGAAATGTGATTAAAGGAAAAAGTACCGAAACTGCTCTAGCCTCAGGAATTCCCGGAACGATTGCTGGTGTATTTGAAGTACACAGAAAATATGGTTCCTTACCAATAAGTGAGATTCTAAAACCTGTTATTGCCTTGGCAGAAAGAGGAGTTATAGTTACTCAACATCAAGCACAAAGCTTAGCAGAACATAGAGCTTCCTTTATAAAAGCAAATGGCCCTAATAGCTTGTTTTCTAAAGTATATAAAGCGAATGACACTATCAAATATTTAGCTTTGGCCGAAACCTTGAAACGAATCTCAAAAAATGGTAAAGATGAATTCTATAAAGGGGAAACTGGGCAAAAACTAGTTTCATTTTTAAATAAAAAAGGCGGAATTATAACTCTTGAAGATTTGGCAAAATATCAGGCCAAATGGAGAACTCCAATCACTTTTAATTACAAAGATTTAAAGATTACCTCCATGTCTCCACCGAGTAGCGGCGGTATCTGTTTGAATCAAATCATGAAAATGATTGAGCCTTATGATCTTGCCAAAATGGGACATAATAGTATGAAAGCCATTCAGGTAATTACTGAAGCCGAAAGAAGAGCCTATGCAGATAGAAACTATTTCTTGGGTGATCCTGATTTTGTAAAACTCCCGTTAAAAGAAATGCAAGACCCTACTTATTTAAAAAAACGAATGAGTGATTTTTCATTCGATAAAGCCACAAAATCAGCAGATATTGCCCACGGTGCAATTCAAGGTTACGAGAGCAAACAAACTACTCATTATTCGATAGTCGATGCTAAAGGAAATGCAGTTTCGGTTACTACAACTCTAAATGACAATTATGGTTCTAAAATTTATTGTGATGAATTGGGTTTCTTTCTGAACAACCAAATGGATGACTTTAGTGCCAAACCAGGAGTACCCAATTTATATGGACTCACAGGAACGGAAGCCAATAGCATTGCTCCCGAAAAAAGAATGTTGAGCTCTATGTCGCCAACTATCGTAGAGAAAAACGGCAAACTCTTTATGGTTGTGGGAACTCCCGGAGGATCTACTATTATTACTTCGGTATTACAAACAATTTTGAATGTTTACGAGTTTAATTTGAGTATGCAAGAAGCAGTCGATGCTCCTCGTTTTCATCATCAATGGTTACCTGATGAAGTTGTTTTTGAACCCAATTCGTTTTCTAAATCATTGCTCGAAGATTTAGCCAAAAAAGGATACATCATCAATGAAAAAAACAAAGAAATAATTGGTCAAGTCGATGCGATTTTGGTACTTCCAAACGGGAAACTAGAAGGTGGGGCAGATAAAAGAGCAGATAATAAAGCGGTGGGATTTTAA
- a CDS encoding acyl carrier protein phosphodiesterase, translated as MNFLAHIYLSGDNDLIKIGNFMADGIRGKQFGSYPLEIQKGIILHRFIDTYTDSHPIFRESTKRLHKNYHHYAGVIVDVFYDHFLAKNWGNYSDENLVDFTNHFYQSLQDNYAFLSERTKGMMPYIINQNWLVSYQSVEGISQILTRMDSRTKNESKMRFAQNELKEFYSEFEQEFTTFFEDLRIESHQKLITL; from the coding sequence ATGAATTTTCTAGCCCATATTTATTTATCCGGAGATAATGATTTAATAAAAATAGGCAACTTTATGGCCGATGGAATTCGTGGGAAACAATTTGGCAGTTACCCCTTAGAGATTCAAAAAGGAATCATTTTACATCGTTTTATTGACACTTATACCGATTCCCACCCTATTTTTAGAGAAAGTACCAAACGCTTACACAAAAACTATCATCATTATGCCGGTGTGATTGTAGATGTTTTTTACGATCATTTTCTGGCTAAAAACTGGGGCAATTATTCTGATGAAAATTTGGTAGATTTCACAAATCATTTTTATCAATCTTTACAGGATAATTATGCATTTTTATCAGAAAGAACAAAAGGAATGATGCCTTATATAATCAATCAAAATTGGTTAGTAAGTTATCAATCTGTAGAAGGAATTAGCCAAATTTTAACTCGAATGGACAGTAGAACCAAAAACGAGTCGAAAATGAGATTTGCTCAGAATGAGCTTAAAGAATTCTACTCTGAATTTGAACAAGAATTCACAACTTTCTTTGAAGATTTAAGAATAGAATCCCATCAAAAACTAATAACGCTATGA
- a CDS encoding NPCBM/NEW2 domain-containing protein — translation MKRIYILLITGFCTINSFGQTSNLTLTSGNSELQSHFDWAKNRALSLVITGKADYTETAYWGSYAHDKAYCIRDITHQSEAGHLLGLDNENFYMMKQFAKSTKNMQTSQKNWVSWKFDFYGNESRFNRELPSPFDAVQRCYENYLWSGDSRWINDPELNYFYNLTLNTNVNEYDTAVLGLDIDPSLIGNGVVGITESQDGLASYHEFQNEKLYEAGDSFGSQYQATLAYAEILKAQGKTSESNAMFQTAANLKNHFETKWYSNSERRYIRGFEPNGHAQTNWGHENSFFMVLKKLIEQGTGKGQDYIDFVHVSTMNDPINIEAQTYYAEAFYNNEQNHLGWHWLLNVMRSRNIYPEVAYMCVYNTVGGLLGVRADAPNNKFFTISRLTKAVPWVQAEHIPVGSNDVTVRHDGITSTTATNNSANPITWEAQFYGTYATLNVNGASTAAQQKQLNGKTISYVAVPLSNNTPVTVTVPPTAPADFVYLSDMTPTANTGTIYPETNSESLILMVRDKYFTKGFSTRNGTEVSYNVAGNSLFKAKVGVDRNVGGVMNFQVWGDGVKLYETGNMTERDEYKPISVNIVGVTTLKLVAVGSTGNVSADWADAGIAKAPNADFIVEYVSMTDNGNNDGLVDPGETINLKVKITNAGVVQSGNVNLSCVPWASDMSYITINSGTGNIGTLAVGASIEKTITATISAATVRHSPLEFSFIANDGSVTGSTVKILTTPFPIFNFKHNGIGTETIEDNELSAGETASFDLSIENKGNGITKPITATCEVITGAQYVDITPSEASKSIAAVAAGAISNFTHGIKVKNGVVGGTELRFKFVIDDGIDKTEIIKQYFVTKPNFNVNFGKLENKSNQKPMVLGGSQSDYTIQILNDGNGFSTANTNVTITATGTNASLVTVNTPSFNLGSLLANSKTDKIINFSVSSKAKVNDIVELTIVIKDGIYTNTKKQKFIVGKICLSDMLFSYNQGSYSEVFRDSKVMSTSPIILGGVTYAKGLGVHATRTIHVDLNGQYSRFTSIVGIDGAVVGSGSVKFNVYDENNVSLYTGGLLEGSSTGPNKTESIDIDVTGVRVLKLEVTDGNLNGINSDHADWGNPQLRPIEEVVLAPAIPGNLVATPNSASLQIGLKWVDNATNETAYVIERASNNGAYSVIATLGQNVISYTDTGLAVGINYSYRVKAVNGTLISDWSNVAKATLSTLGLGESEMAGEKEGFVIYPNPSSSKVSFMFAKENSITGTIYIYSSLGKLLDVIKNQSSYSVNHLPKGVYFVKLVNDSVEVTKRLIVN, via the coding sequence ATGAAAAGAATTTACATTTTACTCATTACTGGATTTTGCACGATAAATTCGTTTGGTCAAACAAGTAATTTGACATTAACATCTGGTAATTCGGAATTACAATCCCATTTTGATTGGGCAAAAAACAGAGCGTTGAGCTTAGTGATCACTGGTAAGGCAGATTATACAGAAACTGCTTATTGGGGTTCGTATGCCCATGATAAGGCATACTGCATTAGGGATATAACGCATCAGTCTGAGGCAGGACATTTACTTGGATTGGATAATGAAAATTTTTACATGATGAAACAATTTGCCAAGTCAACTAAAAATATGCAGACTTCGCAAAAAAACTGGGTATCTTGGAAATTTGATTTCTATGGGAATGAATCTCGTTTTAATCGAGAGCTTCCTTCTCCCTTTGATGCTGTACAACGTTGTTATGAAAACTATTTGTGGTCTGGCGATTCACGTTGGATTAATGATCCGGAGCTAAACTATTTTTATAATTTAACACTCAATACCAATGTTAATGAATACGATACAGCAGTTCTTGGGTTGGATATTGATCCTTCTTTAATAGGTAACGGTGTTGTTGGGATTACTGAATCTCAAGATGGACTTGCATCATATCATGAGTTTCAAAACGAGAAGCTTTATGAAGCAGGTGATTCTTTTGGATCCCAATATCAGGCAACTTTGGCTTATGCTGAAATTTTGAAAGCACAGGGTAAGACGAGTGAGTCAAATGCCATGTTCCAAACTGCTGCCAATCTAAAAAATCATTTTGAAACAAAATGGTATTCTAATTCGGAACGTCGTTATATTCGAGGATTTGAACCTAATGGACATGCACAAACAAATTGGGGGCATGAAAATAGTTTTTTCATGGTCTTGAAAAAATTAATTGAACAAGGAACCGGTAAAGGTCAGGATTATATTGATTTTGTTCATGTTTCAACAATGAATGATCCTATCAATATTGAGGCACAAACGTACTATGCGGAGGCTTTTTATAATAATGAGCAAAATCATTTGGGATGGCACTGGCTGCTTAATGTAATGCGTTCACGAAACATTTATCCAGAGGTTGCTTATATGTGTGTGTACAATACCGTTGGAGGTTTGTTGGGTGTTAGAGCCGATGCGCCAAATAATAAGTTTTTTACAATTTCTCGTTTGACCAAAGCTGTACCTTGGGTTCAGGCTGAACATATTCCGGTAGGAAGTAATGATGTAACGGTGCGTCATGATGGTATTACATCAACGACAGCTACAAATAATAGTGCAAATCCGATTACTTGGGAAGCACAGTTTTACGGAACTTATGCTACATTGAATGTTAATGGAGCTAGTACAGCTGCACAGCAAAAACAATTAAATGGAAAAACAATATCTTATGTTGCGGTACCTTTAAGTAATAATACACCAGTAACGGTTACTGTACCACCAACAGCTCCAGCTGATTTTGTTTATCTTAGTGATATGACGCCAACAGCGAATACTGGAACTATTTATCCTGAAACAAATTCAGAATCTCTTATTTTGATGGTGCGAGATAAATACTTTACTAAAGGATTCAGTACAAGAAATGGTACAGAGGTTTCGTATAATGTGGCTGGGAATTCTTTATTTAAAGCTAAAGTAGGAGTTGATAGAAACGTGGGAGGAGTTATGAACTTTCAAGTTTGGGGTGATGGAGTAAAGCTTTATGAAACTGGAAATATGACCGAAAGGGATGAGTATAAACCAATTTCTGTTAATATAGTTGGTGTAACTACTTTAAAGCTAGTTGCTGTAGGCAGTACTGGGAATGTTTCGGCTGACTGGGCTGATGCAGGTATTGCAAAAGCGCCAAATGCTGATTTTATCGTTGAGTATGTTTCAATGACGGATAATGGTAACAATGACGGATTGGTTGATCCGGGTGAAACAATTAATTTGAAAGTGAAAATTACAAATGCAGGAGTTGTACAATCGGGGAATGTTAATTTGAGTTGTGTTCCATGGGCTAGTGATATGTCATATATTACAATCAATAGTGGTACAGGGAATATAGGAACACTAGCTGTTGGAGCATCAATAGAGAAAACCATTACAGCAACAATAAGTGCTGCTACTGTTAGACACTCACCTTTAGAGTTTAGTTTTATTGCTAATGACGGAAGTGTGACAGGATCAACCGTTAAAATATTGACTACACCTTTTCCTATTTTCAATTTTAAACATAACGGTATAGGTACTGAAACAATTGAAGATAATGAGCTTAGCGCTGGTGAAACAGCCAGTTTTGACTTGTCTATTGAAAACAAAGGGAATGGTATTACAAAACCAATAACAGCTACTTGTGAAGTAATTACTGGAGCTCAGTATGTAGATATAACGCCATCTGAGGCAAGTAAATCAATTGCAGCGGTTGCAGCAGGAGCGATATCAAATTTTACTCATGGAATAAAGGTTAAGAATGGAGTTGTTGGTGGTACTGAATTAAGATTCAAGTTTGTTATTGATGATGGTATTGATAAAACGGAGATAATTAAGCAATACTTTGTGACTAAGCCTAATTTTAATGTTAATTTCGGAAAGCTTGAAAATAAGAGCAACCAAAAGCCTATGGTTTTAGGAGGTAGTCAAAGTGATTATACAATTCAGATTCTTAATGATGGTAATGGATTTTCTACTGCAAATACAAACGTTACGATTACAGCAACTGGAACAAACGCTTCGTTGGTTACTGTAAATACGCCTTCGTTTAATTTAGGAAGCTTATTGGCTAATAGTAAGACGGATAAAATTATTAACTTCTCTGTTAGTTCAAAAGCAAAAGTTAATGACATTGTTGAATTGACGATAGTAATTAAAGACGGAATCTATACAAATACTAAAAAGCAGAAATTTATTGTGGGCAAAATATGTCTGAGTGATATGCTTTTCTCTTATAACCAAGGTAGCTACTCTGAGGTTTTTAGAGATTCTAAAGTAATGAGTACTTCGCCTATAATACTTGGAGGTGTTACTTATGCTAAAGGACTAGGAGTACATGCAACAAGAACCATTCATGTTGATCTAAACGGTCAGTATTCTAGATTTACTTCTATTGTAGGTATTGATGGAGCTGTTGTTGGTAGTGGTTCTGTAAAGTTTAATGTTTATGATGAAAATAATGTTAGTTTGTATACTGGAGGTTTGCTGGAAGGAAGCTCTACTGGGCCAAATAAAACAGAATCTATAGATATTGATGTAACAGGAGTAAGGGTATTGAAACTTGAGGTTACTGATGGGAACTTAAATGGTATTAATAGCGATCATGCTGATTGGGGGAATCCTCAATTAAGACCGATCGAAGAAGTTGTACTGGCTCCGGCTATACCAGGTAATTTGGTTGCAACACCTAATTCCGCGTCATTACAGATTGGATTAAAGTGGGTAGATAATGCTACAAACGAGACGGCTTATGTAATTGAAAGAGCTTCAAATAATGGGGCTTATAGCGTAATTGCGACTCTAGGACAAAATGTGATTTCTTATACAGATACAGGACTTGCTGTGGGTATCAATTATTCGTATAGAGTGAAAGCGGTTAATGGTACTCTGATTAGTGATTGGAGTAATGTTGCGAAGGCTACTTTATCAACTTTAGGGTTAGGTGAGTCAGAGATGGCAGGAGAAAAAGAAGGTTTTGTAATATATCCTAATCCTTCATCTAGCAAAGTTAGTTTTATGTTTGCTAAAGAAAATAGTATTACAGGAACTATATATATCTATAGCTCTTTAGGGAAATTATTGGATGTGATTAAAAACCAATCAAGCTATTCGGTTAATCATTTGCCAAAAGGAGTGTATTTTGTAAAATTGGTAAACGATTCTGTTGAGGTAACGAAGCGTTTAATTGTAAATTAA